In Solanum pennellii chromosome 3, SPENNV200, a single window of DNA contains:
- the LOC107013239 gene encoding uncharacterized protein LOC107013239: MVFSEEELNLMDETILNQSSSHHDSENHRSSENRAVDSEHKVEELKADIAEVKAELKELKLTVDKHIADIKSYVDNSTKLIIEEINICKNYILSENYFQDNANQNAAQSDLTDMPTVSIGQQVQMSKTAAQKSTDGCFNVDAPTTSTSKPSTLDDYPDFTMTQIIALDPILNATTTPNVQTRHKILGKYDSSPYIRMSEGESSSNRVPIFFQIKHPFQNHNGFDVPDELIEEFNKWIFKDVSSRRGRYKLR; the protein is encoded by the exons ATGGTTTTTTCTGAAGAAGAGTTAAATCTCATGGACGAAACCATTTTAAATCAGTCCAGCAGCCATCATGATTCAGAAAATCACAGATCATCGGAAAATCGTGCCGTTGATAGTGAACATAAAGTTGAAGAATTGAAAGCTGATATTGCAGAG gttaaggcagagttgaaagaactcAAACTCACT GTTGACAAGCACATAGCTGATATCAAGAGTTATGTTGATAACTCGACCAAACTGATAATTGAAGAG attaatatctgcaaaaattacatattatctgaaaattattttcagGACAACGCCAATCAAAATGCTGCACAATCTGATCTAACAGATATGCCTACAGTTTCAATTGGACAACAAGTCCAAATGTCAAAAACAGCTG CTCAAAAGTCAACTGATGGTTGTTTCAATGTTGACGCACCTACAACGTCAACATCAAAACCATCAACATTGGACGATTATCCTGATTTTACTATGACACAAATAATCGCACTTGATCCGATTCTTAATGCGACCACGACTCCAAATGTGCAAACAAGACATAAGATTCTAGGAAAATACGATTCTTCTCCTTATATCAGAATGTCTGAAGGGGAAAGCAGTTCAAATAGAGTACCTATAttctttcaaatcaaacatCCATTCCAAAATCACAATGGTTTTGATGTTCCAGATGAACTGATTGAGGAGTTCAATAAATGGATTTTTAAAGATGTGTCAAGCAGGCGTGGCAGGTATAAACTAAGatga